The DNA region AAAAAGACTAATACCAATCCTGATGAAATCGACCTATTAATTTGCTGCACTACAACGCCAGACTATGTATTTCCTGCTACTGGCAATTTACTTTGCGACATGGCAGGGTTAAAAAATGCATTCAGTTATGACCTTAATGCGGCTTGTTCAGGTTTTATTTATGGCCTGGTAACAGGAAGTCAGTTTATTGAAAGCGGAAAATTCAAAAAAGTAATCGTAGTTGGTGGAGATAAAATGTCTTCTATTATCAACTATGAAGACCGTACTACCTGCATAATTTTCGGAGATGGTGCGGGTGCTGTACTTTTAGAACCGGACACTACTGGCCACGGAGTAATGGACAGTGTATTGAAAACCGATGGTTCCGGAGCAAAATATCTATGCATGAAAGCCGGGGGAAGCAGAAAACCTGCCAGCCTGGAAACTATTGCTGCCAAAGAACATTTTGCTTACCAGGAGGGTGCCACAGTTTTCAAATTTGCTGTTACCAATATGGCAGATGTTTCTGCAGAAATTATGCGCAGAAACAACCTCACTTCAAGCGATGTTGCATGGCTTGTCTCCCACCAGGCAAACAAAAGAATCATCGATGCTACTGCAGAACGCATGGGTCTGGATGACAAAAAAGTACTCATCAATATTGACCGTTATGGCAATACTACCAATGGCACAATTCCTCTTCTTCTTTGGGATTATGAGAAAAAATTCAAGAAAGGGGACAATGTTGTAATGGCTGCATTTGGCGGAGGCTTCACTTGGGGGTCAGTATACTTGAAATGGGCATATGACCCTAAATAATACAACCCCTCAATATATTAACCAGGAAAATTTCGATATTTGAAAAAACATTTACAAGCAGAATATGAAAGCTAAAGAAATACAGGAGTTGCTGGACTTTATCGCAAGTTCAGGTCTTGCTGAGGTTAACATCGAAACAGAACAATTTAAAATTGCTGTAAAAAAATATTCAGAACCTCAGGCTCTAACAGTAACTCAGGTTCCTCAGGCTATTGCTCAACCTGTAGCTCCGGCACAGGCAACGGCTGCGCAACCAGCAGCGCAACCTAAAGTAGAAACTCCTTCTACTCCTGCAGACTCATCAAACAAAAATCTTATTACAATCAAATCACCAATGATTGGTACTTTCTACAGATCAGCTAATCCTGATTCTCCATCATTTGTGAACGTAGGTGATGAAGTAAAACAGGGTCAGACTGTTTGTATCATCGAGGCTATGAAATTATTCAATGAAATTGAATCAGAAGTTTCTGGTAAAATTGTAAAAGTTCTCGTAGAAAATGCGACTCCAGTAGAATACGATCAGCCACTATTCCTGGTAGAACCTAAATAACGAGAGTACAGCATTTTGAAAAGGGATGTCCTATCCCTTTTTTTTATGACCAAAATTTCAATTTTAATTAACCATATCTATGTTTAATAAAATATTAATAGCAAACAGAGGCGAAATTGCTATGCGTGTAATTCGCGCTTGCAAGGAAATGAAAATTAAAACTGTTGCTATATACTCAACTGCTGACAAAGACAGCTTGCACGTTCGATTTGCTGATGAAGCGGTTTGTATCGGTGCTGCACCCTCATCCAAATCATATTTAAGTATTCCCAATATCATTGCTGCTGCTGAAATTACAAATGCAGACGCTATTCATCCAGGCTATGGCTTCCTCTCTGAAAATGCTGAATTTTCAAAAATATGTGAAGACTATGGCATTAAATTTATTGGCGCCAGCGCTGCCATGATCAATGCAATGGGTGATAAGTCTTCAGCTAAAGCTACAATGAAAAAAGCTGGCGTACCTACTATCCCTGGATCTGAGGGCTTGCTGGAATCCATGGATGAAGGTATTAAACTTGCCAACAAGATAAAGTATCCTGTAATCCTTAAAGCTACAGCAGGTGGCGGTGGAAGAGGTATGCGTATTGTTCGCAATGACGCAGAATTCAAAAAAGCCTGGGTAGATGCGAAAACTGAAGCAGGTGCTGCTTTTGGTAACGACGGGCTTTATCTTGAAAAATTTATTGAAGAGCCAAGACATATAGAAATACAAATACTTGGAGACAGATACGGTAAAGCTATCCACCTTTCCGAAAGAGATTGTTCTATACAAAGAAGACATCAAAAGCTTGTAGAAGAAACACCTTCACCGGTTATCACTGAAAGACTAAGAACTAAAATGGGGGAGGCTGCTGTAAAAGGCGCCAAAGCTATTAAATATGAAGGTGCCGGAACTATTGAATTCCTTGTAGACAAAAACGGTGACTTCTATTTCATGGAAATGAATACCCGTATCCAGGTAGAGCATACTATTACTGAAGAAGTAACCGGTGTTGACCTGGTGAAAGAGCAAATTAAAGTAGCAGCTGGTGGCGCCATTCCAAATAAGAACTTTATTCCTGGAAGGTACTCAATAGAATGTCGTATCAACGCAGAAGATCCAGCTAATGGCTTCAGACCTAATCCTGGTAAAATTACAAACTTCCACCTTCCCGGCGGATATGGTGTAAGGGTTGATACTCATTGCTACAATGGATATACCATTCCTCCAAACTACGACTCAATGATCGGAAAGCTTATTGCAAGCGGTTCTACAAGAGAAGAGGCTTTGGCCAGAATGAAAAGGGCTTTGGAGGAATTTGTTATTGAAGGTGTTAAAACAACAATTCCATTCCATATTAAATTAATGGAAGACCCTCAGTTCCAATCCGGTAAATTCAATACTGCATTTCTTGAATCATTCGACTTTTCAAAACTGAAATAAAAAATAAGATAAAAAGAAAGCTGCTCCAAAGCAGCTTTTCTTTTTAAGGTTACATTCATTCTTAAGAAGGTATTTACAATAAATTTTGCCCCCATGAAAGCCACTCAAAGCTTCAATTTCTTAAGACTTTTTTTTTCATTTTCTCTGATTTTTATTGCTCTTAATGCGCAATCTCAAGACTCCCCAAAACATTTTATTGAGGCTGGCATCAGCCCAAGTTCCTACAGAGGAGACCTCAATAATTCTTTTCAGCAGTGGACTGCTTTATATAATGCCGGTATTAAATTCTATAAGAAAAAAAGAATCAATGGTGGTATAAATATTTTTGTGGGAAATATCATGGGACAAAATGGGAAGTATGAATTTAACCCAGATTTGAACCCATCCCCCACTCCCAATACCTATTTCAAAACTAATGTAATTGGTGTAAATTATGATTTGCAGCTCAATTTAATAAAAAGGAAATGGGGATGCATTTTTATAAGTCAGGGTATTGGTCTTATGCGATTTACGCCAAAAGATCAGAATAATGACAAACTTCAAACAAAACTAAGTACAAGGGCAAAAGGAGAAGATTATAACAATGTAACATTTGTCTTTCCCACTAAAGCAGGTGTTATGTTTTTCCTTCCATCTTGGTACGCCATTGGATTACAAGCAGGTTACTTAAACCCTACTTCTGATTATCTTGATAATATCAGCAATTGGGGAATAAAAAAGAAAAAGGATAATATCCTCACGGTAAAGTTTAGCGTATTTATTCCATTAAATACAAATAAAACCGTAACCTCTCCGGATACTTCAAAATAATAAAATCGTAAAGTTGGAATATTTATTAAATTTAACCGGTTGGATTGGTGCTATAGAAGTATTGATTGCTTATTTTCTTATTTCCACGAATAGAGTTACTTCGGAAAAATTCTCATATCAGCTGCTCAACGCGACGGGTGCTGTATTCTTGATCATAAACACCATATACCTGAAAGCTTATCCCTCTGCCTTTGTAAATATCATTTGGACAGCTGTTGCACTTTTCAATATGGTAAAATCAAAAGCGAGTGACAAATCAGAAATTCGCTAGATTTTCTCTATAGTTTTCACCAACGAGTTATACCAATCCTCTCCATATTTTCTGATCAATGGATCTTTTAAAAATTTGTATATAGGAACCTGTAATGACTCTCCATTGCTGCATGCGGGGCTACAGATATTCCACCTGTCATAGTTTAATGCGTCATAATGTTCATACTTGCTAATTCTTATAGGATACAAGTGGCATGAAATTGGTTTTTTATAATCAATCTTTCCCATTAAGTATGCCTTTTCAATACCACACTTAAGAATTCCCTTTTCATAAATAGCATAGGCACACTCCCTGTTTTTAATAGTTGGTGTGGTAAGATCTCCGTCACTATCAATGACTGTCAACCCCTGCTCTTCAATTGCCTTTATTCCTTCTGCTGACAAATATGGTTTTACCTTATCGTAAATCTCTTCCAGGATCATCCCTTCATCCTCTTCCAATGGGGCGCCTGCATCACCTTCTACACAACAGGCTCCCTTACATTTAATTAAATCACAGACAAAAAATTTATCTGCGATATCGTCGCTAATTACCGTTTTTCCCTGTACTATCACTTGATTTTCTTTTTAACTCCAACTGTTTTTCTAGTTGAAGAATTCAAAATTAAAAAATTATTCCCCAAAAACTCTATTCCCAATTACTCATCCTGATATTTTGCCAATATTAAAATAAAAGGGGAATCTTTACTTCTTTTAAAACACCTAATAACACCTCAAAATCAACTAATTACAAATATAATTCCTAGACGGTTATATTTGCTGTATTACATTAAAAAATATGGAGTTGTTTTTTTAAAAAACATGAGGGCAACTTAATACTGATTATCAGTCAATTATACAATAATAAAAAAACATCTTGTCCCTTTTGAATAGAAGATCTAAGAAACCATTCTATTTCAGGAGATGTTCCTTATTAGATTAGAAAAGTCTGGAATTAAAAGAATATCTATTTTCTATTCCTAAATTTTAAAAATTATCAATTCAATTCCTCCTGATATCCATCTCCGGATTCAAAAATATAAGTTTTTCAGAATTCAAACTTTAAATGGGATTTGAAGAGAAATATATTGTAAATTGCAAACTAGATTAGCAAGCCCAAATGGATTACATAGAAAGCCTTAATCCCTCCCAAAAAGACGCTGTTATTAATACTGAAGGCCCAAGCATGATTATTGCTGGTGCCGGATCTGGGAAAACCAGAGTATTAACCTTCAGGATCGCCAACCTTATACAAAAAGGAGTAGATCCTTTCAATATTCTAGCCCTTACCTTTACCAATAAAGCCGCAAAGGAAATGCGGGAAAGGATCGAAAAGGTTGTAGGTCCGGAAGCCAGAGGACTTTGGATGGGAACTTTTCACTCTGTATTTGCCCGAATATTAAGAGCTGAAGCAGAAAAAATAGGTTATACCAGCAATTTTACCATCTATGATACAGACGATTCCAAAACACTAATTAAACAAATTGTCAAAGAGCAATACCTTGACGAGAAACTTTATAAACCTAGCACTGTTTTAGCCAGAATTTCAGGAGCCAAAAACCGTCTGATCTCTGCTCAGGAATACCTCAACAACCCTCATTTCATGGCGGATGACGCTTCGGCCATGAGGCCTGAAATGGGGAAATTGTACAAACTATATCAGGACAGATGCTTCAAAGCTGGAGCAATGGATTTTGACGACTTGCTTTTTAACACCAACATTCTGTTTAAAAATCATATTGATGTAGTTAACAAATACCAGAAC from Sporocytophaga myxococcoides includes:
- the accB gene encoding acetyl-CoA carboxylase biotin carboxyl carrier protein is translated as MKAKEIQELLDFIASSGLAEVNIETEQFKIAVKKYSEPQALTVTQVPQAIAQPVAPAQATAAQPAAQPKVETPSTPADSSNKNLITIKSPMIGTFYRSANPDSPSFVNVGDEVKQGQTVCIIEAMKLFNEIESEVSGKIVKVLVENATPVEYDQPLFLVEPK
- the accC gene encoding acetyl-CoA carboxylase biotin carboxylase subunit, encoding MFNKILIANRGEIAMRVIRACKEMKIKTVAIYSTADKDSLHVRFADEAVCIGAAPSSKSYLSIPNIIAAAEITNADAIHPGYGFLSENAEFSKICEDYGIKFIGASAAMINAMGDKSSAKATMKKAGVPTIPGSEGLLESMDEGIKLANKIKYPVILKATAGGGGRGMRIVRNDAEFKKAWVDAKTEAGAAFGNDGLYLEKFIEEPRHIEIQILGDRYGKAIHLSERDCSIQRRHQKLVEETPSPVITERLRTKMGEAAVKGAKAIKYEGAGTIEFLVDKNGDFYFMEMNTRIQVEHTITEEVTGVDLVKEQIKVAAGGAIPNKNFIPGRYSIECRINAEDPANGFRPNPGKITNFHLPGGYGVRVDTHCYNGYTIPPNYDSMIGKLIASGSTREEALARMKRALEEFVIEGVKTTIPFHIKLMEDPQFQSGKFNTAFLESFDFSKLK
- a CDS encoding beta-ketoacyl-ACP synthase III encodes the protein MSKLRAAITGVGGYVPDYILTNKELEKLVDTTDEWILTRTGIRERRLLKNPGEGTSNIAIHAVNELLKKTNTNPDEIDLLICCTTTPDYVFPATGNLLCDMAGLKNAFSYDLNAACSGFIYGLVTGSQFIESGKFKKVIVVGGDKMSSIINYEDRTTCIIFGDGAGAVLLEPDTTGHGVMDSVLKTDGSGAKYLCMKAGGSRKPASLETIAAKEHFAYQEGATVFKFAVTNMADVSAEIMRRNNLTSSDVAWLVSHQANKRIIDATAERMGLDDKKVLINIDRYGNTTNGTIPLLLWDYEKKFKKGDNVVMAAFGGGFTWGSVYLKWAYDPK
- a CDS encoding DUF3109 family protein, translating into MIVQGKTVISDDIADKFFVCDLIKCKGACCVEGDAGAPLEEDEGMILEEIYDKVKPYLSAEGIKAIEEQGLTVIDSDGDLTTPTIKNRECAYAIYEKGILKCGIEKAYLMGKIDYKKPISCHLYPIRISKYEHYDALNYDRWNICSPACSNGESLQVPIYKFLKDPLIRKYGEDWYNSLVKTIEKI
- a CDS encoding CBU_0592 family membrane protein, with protein sequence MEYLLNLTGWIGAIEVLIAYFLISTNRVTSEKFSYQLLNATGAVFLIINTIYLKAYPSAFVNIIWTAVALFNMVKSKASDKSEIR